From Mauremys mutica isolate MM-2020 ecotype Southern chromosome 15, ASM2049712v1, whole genome shotgun sequence, one genomic window encodes:
- the SLC8A2 gene encoding sodium/calcium exchanger 2 isoform X2 yields MSWSVLRKSLQVKIVDDEEYEKKDNFFIELGQPRWLKRGISALLLTQADGDKKLSAEEEEAWRIAEMGKPILGENCRLEVIIEESYDFKNTVDKLIKKTNLALVIGTHSWREQFLDAITVSAGDEEEEEDGREEKLPSCFDYVMHFLTVFWKVLFACVPPTEYWNGWACFSVSILVIGLLTALIGDLASHFGCTVGLKDSVNAVVFVALGTSIPDTFASKVAALQDQCADASIGNVTGSNAVNVFLGLGVAWSVAAIYWAAQGQDFRVQTGTLAFSVTLFTIFAFVCISVLMYRRRPGIGGELGGPRPAKLLTAGLFLGLWFLYILFSSLEAYCHIRGF; encoded by the exons GAAAAGCCTGCAGGTGAAGATTGTGGACGATGAAGAGTATGAGAAGAAGGACAACTTCTTCATCGAGCTGGGGCAGCCGCGCTGGCTGAAACGGGGCATCTCGG ctctcTTGCTAACTCAAG CCGACGGGGACAAGAAGCTCtcggcagaggaggaggaagcctGGAGGATCGCCGAGATGGGCAAGCCGATCCTGGGGGAGAACTGCCGGCTGGAAGTCATCATCGAGGAGTCGTACGACTTTAAG AACACCGTGGACAAGCTGATCAAGAAAACCAACCTGGCCCTGGTCATCGGCACCCACTCCTGGAGGGAGCAGTTCCTGGACGCCATCACCGTGAGCGCAG gtgacgaggaggaggaggaggacgggcGGGAGGAGAAGCTCCCGTCCTGCTTCGACTACGTGATGCACTTCCTGACGGTGTTCTGGAAGGTGCTCTTCGCCTGCGTGCCGCCCACCGAGTACTGGAACGGCTGGGCCTGCTTCAGCGTCTCCATCCTGGTGATCGGGCTCCTCACCGCCCTCATCGGGGACCTGGCCTCCCACTTCGGCTGCACCGTGGGCCTCAAGGACTCCGTCAACGCCGTGGTCTTCGTGGCCCTGGGCACCTCCATCCCGG ACACCTTTGCCAGCAAGGTGGCCGCCCTGCAGGACCAATGCGCCGACGCCTCCATCGGCAACGTGACGGGCAGCAACGCGGTGAACGTCTTCCTGGGCCTGGGCGTGGCCTGGTCGGTGGCCGCCATCTACTGGGCCGCGCAGGGCCAGGACTTCCGGGTGCAGACGGGCACCTTGGCCTTCTCCGTCACCCTCTTCACCATCTTCGCCTTCGTCTGCATCAGCGTCCTCATGTACCGCCGCCGGCCGGGCATCGGGGGCGAGCTGGGGGGCCCCCGGCCGGCCAAGCTCCTCACCGCCGGCCTCTTCCTGGGCCTCTGGTTCCTCTACATCCTCTTCTCCAGCCTCGAAGCCTATTGCCACATCCGGGGCTTCTGA